In the Oryza glaberrima chromosome 6, OglaRS2, whole genome shotgun sequence genome, one interval contains:
- the LOC127775355 gene encoding metalloendoproteinase 2-MMP-like: MATTTSPLVVVLLAVVTAIAVSPVQPAFALPAGLPDIKSLTNPWSAFKNLSGCHFGDERQGLGKLKDYLWHFGYLSYPSSSSPSFNDLFDADMELAIKMYQGNFGLDVTGDLDAATVSQMMAPRCGVADVVNGTSTMGGGGGVRGRGLYSYFPGSPRWPRSRTTLRYAITATSQTSIDRATLSKVFASAFARWSSATTLNFTEAASAADADITIGFYGGDHGDGEAFDGPLGTLAHAFSPTNGRLHLDASEAWVAGGDVTRASSNAAVDLESVAVHEIGHILGLGHSSAADSIMFPTLTSRTKKVNLATDDVAGIQGLYGNNPNFKGVTPPATSSREMDSAGAGELSRPWRGLLDGAAGLLVGLSLAWL, encoded by the coding sequence atggccaccaccacctcccctctcgtcgtcgtcctcctcgccgtcgtcacgGCGATCGCCGTCTCGCCGGTGCAACCGGCGTTCGCCTTGCCGGCCGGTCTCCCGGACATCAAGTCTCTCACCAATCCATGGTCGGCGTTCAAGAACCTCTCCGGATGCCACTTCGGCGACGAGAGGCAGGGCCTTGGCAAGCTCAAGGACTACCTATGGCACTTCGGCTACCTCTCCtatccgtcgtcgtcgtcgccgtcgttcaATGACCTGTTCGACGCCGACATGGAGCTGGCAATCAAGATGTACCAGGGGAACTTCGGCCTCGACGTCACCGGCGACCTCGACGCGGCGACCGTGTCCCAGATGATGGCGCCGCGGTgcggcgtcgccgacgtcgtGAACGGCACGTCcaccatgggcggcggcggcggcgtccgcggccgCGGGCTGTACTCCTACTTTCCCGGCtcgccgcggtggccgcggTCGAGGACGACGCTGAGGTACGCGATCACGGCGACGTCGCAGACGTCCATCGACCGGGCGACGCTGAGCAAGGTGTTCGCGAGCGCGTTCGCGCggtggtcgtcggcgacgacgctcAACTTCACGGAGGCCGCGTCGGCGGCCGACGCCGACATCACCATCGGGTTCTacggcggcgaccacggcgacggcgaggcgttCGACGGGCCGCTCGGCACGCTGGCGCACGCGTTCTCGCCGACCAACGGGCGCCTCCACCTGGACGCCTCGGAGGCgtgggtggccggcggcgacgtgacGCGGGCGTCGTCgaacgccgccgtcgacctGGAGTCCGTGGCGGTGCACGAGATCGGCCACATCCTCGGCCTCGGCcactcgtcggcggcggactcCATCATGTTCCCGACGCTCACGTCGCGCACCAAGAAGGTGAACCTCGCCaccgacgacgtcgccggcaTCCAGGGCCTGTACGGGAACAACCCCAACTTCAAGGGCgtcacgccgccggcgacgagcagccGGGAGATGgacagcgccggcgccggcgagctctcCCGGCCGTGGCGAGGCTtgctcgacggcgccgcgggCTTGCTCGTCGGGTTGTCGCTAGCGTGGTTGTAG
- the LOC127777423 gene encoding uncharacterized protein LOC127777423: MSSSSYGTSWADQWDYGSDPPPSSSSSGKRSGGGAGGGGGKKGGGVEKTKAAAASGLRKVKEGTAHGFQWIKDKYQQKKSGGKKHGDQQSSEIAGY, encoded by the coding sequence ATGAGCAGCAGCTCGTACGGGACGTCGTGGGCGGACCAGTGGGACTACGGCAGcgacccgccgccgtcgtcgtcgtcctcggggaagaggagcggcggcggcgcaggaggaggaggggggaagaAGGGTGGTGGGGTGGAGaagacgaaggcggcggcggcgagcgggctgAGGAAGGTGAAGGAGGGGACGGCGCATGGGTTCCAGTGGATCAAGGACAAGTACCAGCAGAAGAAGTCCGGTGGCAAGAAGCACGGCGATCAGCAGAGCTCGGAGATCGCAGGCTACTGA